The Humulus lupulus chromosome 4, drHumLupu1.1, whole genome shotgun sequence genome has a window encoding:
- the LOC133832025 gene encoding proteasome subunit beta type-1-like: MMASSGFQDDVRALQKQLDAKHLIYQHQHNKQMSCPAMAQLLSNTLYYKRFFPYYSFNVLGGLDNEGKGCVFTYVVVGSYEKVGYSSQGSGSTLIVPVFDKHLKAPSPLLLPAQLYSLTSSLYYPFINGPYSAFV, translated from the exons ATGATGGCTTCATCTGGTTTTCAAGATGATGTGAGAGCTTTACAGAAGCAATTGGATGCTAAACATTTG ATTTATCAACATCAACATAACAAACAAATGAGCTGCCCTGCTATGGCCCAATTGCTGTCAAACACTCTCTACTACAAACGTTTCTTTCCTTACTACTCATTCAATGTTTTAGGTGGTCTCGATAATGAAG GCAAGGGTTGTGTCTTCACATATGTTGTTGTTGGTTCCTACGAGAAGGTTGGATATAGCTCTCAAGGTTCTGGTTCAACACTTATCGTGCCTGTTTTTGATAAGCATCTAAAGGCTCCCAGCCCTCTTCTATTGCCTGCTCAGTTATATTCTTTGACCTCAAGTTTATATTACCCATTCATAAATGGTCCTTACTCTGCCTTTGTCTGA